The DNA window tagctgtattctcaatatgcttctgacacaataaattttactgaatgtattttaactgttttataatctATCTTGAGTCACTCAACAAGGAAAATTATTATTTACTTGTGCAAGTCTACAAATTTTAGTGAAAAATCAACTCAAAAATCTGGACttctccatgggtcaatgtgatcactgtaccttaattctttattttaaaaaaggaatcaatGTATACACAAGGATGTAAGGTAGTTAAAAGCCAGCCTGACTGATTACCTGGCTTTTATTCCTCCTGTGTTTGCCACTATATCACATGCAGTGCTTCTTTTCCTGTTTGCAATGGAGCCAATAGGGAAAACTTTCAGGTTAGTTTAGGTCTttatctgccatataaaattatctgctttgaactggattatatggcagtgtagaagaggccttaaggAATTGCCATCAAGTGATCAGGAGGAAAGGCTGATAGCTGCATCTTTCacggttgttgtgtgccttttaaGTAacttctgatttatgacaactgATTTATGCAAGGTTTTCTTGGTCAGATTGGTTCAAAAGAAATTTTCCATTGCCTTTCTATGAAGCTTGCCCAAAATGACCACTGGGGTTTCCATAACTTGTGTAGGGATTTAAAGCCTGGTCTCTAAAGTCAttacccaatgctcaaaccactatgccatgctgaaattgtacgccgccctgggtccctccgggtgagaagggcgggatagaaatatttgaaataaataaaataaataatgctgaTCTCTTCAATTAGGTTATGAAGCCCTAACCCTGGTCTCAGTGAATGAGCCAGGAAAACCTGAAATGACTCCTTTGCTAGATTGATGGTATACAAATCAGTTTTCTCCTCTTGATACAGGTAATAAGAGACAtaacaaaagagagaaaataaacacatttttattCCAAAACAGAAAAGCTCCAGGTGCAATGTCTGGCTGTCAGACCCTGGgtgcaatgctttttttttttacagagaatCAGCTGCCACTTTCGAACTGTGCACACAAACCCAAGCACACATCTCTCTGCCCTTCTTTCAACTGAGcttttcattctctctctttttcacatACCTCTGCACTTACCACACAGAGCAGAACATGAAAAAAGactcatacaaaaaaaaaaagctattttaCAAGCATGAACTAGAAGAGAAGGGATAGTCAGCATTGCACGGACAAAGGGCCATGGGAGACCTCATTTCTTTGCAAAGGAGATCTTCATAGCGTTGTTCTGTGTGATCTTGAAGCCTTGGAGGGCGTCCCGGGCCGCTCCAGCCTGCACTTCGTTATCGAACTCCACAAAGGCAATGTCATGGCGGCCTGGCACCAGTCGCACCTCCTTGAAACCTGGGAACCTGGAAGAgggcaaagcaaaaaaaaaaaaaccctcaagaaaGAGAAGATACACAGAAGGAGACTAAGGCAGCCTTCTTTTCCACACAACAATATGGCAGGGAATGGAGGATTGGTGCAGCCTTAATATCTCTACCAGGTATTTGAACTGAgtagaaagaaataataaaatgggTGATTTTGAAATTGATATCCCTTCTTTGTTTTCCAAGGCTTTGGGGATTGTAGATTAATACTGTTGGATAGTTTTGTATATTTTGATTTATATGTATTTGGCAGTTTCATTTATGTTAAATTACAGTTTTTCCTCTCTCTGGATGCTTTGTTTTGCAACTGTATTTCATAGTTGtatatttgtttacttatttcctctatatatgtctctgtgtgtgcatgcttCAGATCAAGAAGGATGGCCAGTTTTGATTTTCAGTCAACACAATGGGGCCCAAACCAGGCACTTACTGGTTGAAAAGCATGGACAGCATCAATTCGTTGGTCTCCTCAGGCAGGTTGGTGAGGAACAGAATGTGATTGGGAGGATTTTCTGAGAGCTGCAAGGAAACAAGAGGCCATCAAATACACAAGCACAGGAAGGAACCTGTTTGGAGAAACCTCCCAGCTTTGTATGGGTTTTAGCTCATTTGCAGTGCATTTCACAGGCGGGACTTACCGCCCACATTCTACTGCTACCATACATTTACAATAGAGATTTTAGTATGCATATTTTTTAAGTATTCGCAAGGGATCCTGGATCCAATCCTCcatggataccaagggtccactgtatcTGCACCGAGTTCCCGCTAATCTGCTGTGCCCTGTCACTCACCGGCTGAACTGGAGCCATCTGCCCAGGGAGCATCTGCTGCGGCGGCATCGCCCCTGGAGGAATGGACCCCGGGGCCATGCCAGGTGGAGGCATCATCCCCGGAGGAGGCATGTAAGGGGGCTGGCCTGGCATGTGGTGCATCATGCGTGGGCCTTGGTTCATGGGGGGCATGCCCTGGACATAAAGAAAAGGCATACATGTGTCAAATGTTGCCCCAGGACAGAAGCCACCCCAAACCTCCACCATTCAACCTGTGCAAAGGAGAGATCTAACCGATATGCAGAAAGAAGCACTGAGCTCAATGGAAGTAAAAGCACAAACCCAACCAAATTATGACCAGAGTTTACAAACATGTATGAATTTACTTGTACTTTGTAGAaagagaggccccttctacactgtcatataatcctgattatcaaaacagataatccatattatctgcttcaaactggatatATGAGTtgacagtgccatataatctagttcaaagcaggtattgtggattatctgccttgatattctgggttatatggctgtgtggaagggcccagggttgctgtgagttttttcaggttatatggtcatgttccagtagcattgtctcctgacgtttcacctgcatctgtggctggcacctCTGAAGAAACTCAAAGCAAACTCAAAGTGTAgaatttattatcatcatcatcatttgttacCTGTCTTTCCTagacattatattatataattataatattgtaccaatattataatattatagtaacACAGAGGTTGATGCCTTTCTTATAAACCTTTCACATAAAAGTCAGGCAATTGTATGAGCCAGGCAAATACTCACAGGTACTGCGCCTTGGACAGCAGGCGCCACAGGGGCCGCTCCTGGGATCTGTTTCTTGACAGCCGGAGCCTCTTGGCCCTTGGGCTTCCGCTTCTCTCGCTTGCGGTCCCGCTCCACATATGTCCCCTTCATCTTGGCTATgatgtcagagtccattttggcATACTGGATCCTCTGATGATGGAAACAACAATGACCAAGTGTGCATGACTGACATCCCATTGCACAACTGCAATAGTATGACATTTTATTCCCACAAGTGGAACATGGGAGCAAAGGTCCAAGCAAGACATTTAATTTCTTTGCCAGGAAAATATAGGTAAATAAGGTGTTTTCTCACTCTTACCATGGGCTTGTCGTAAAAGGGGAAGCCTTGCATGGAGCGCAAGGCGTTGGTAGAGCTGCTGACCTCCTTGAAGATTACAAAGGCCTGGCCCCGCATTTTCATGCTGTGGGACACCAGGATGTCCAGGATCTGGCCAAACTGGGAGAAAATGGCATAGAGGGATTTCTTCAGCTCTAAGGGAGACAGAAACACACATTGGGAGAAAGcagcctttataataataataataataataataataataataataataataataataataataaattttatttataccccgccaccatctccctgcagggactcggggcggcttacatggggcagaggcccaaacaacatagaacaaaacataggcaacataatacaaatcatactataaaaagataaaacagtaatacaatatatcaattaaaacaaaaatacaggataaaaattgcacgaagataggcaggtcccgaaccgtttagagctttataggtaataacacTTTATACATTATTATGATATTTCTTCTCTTGCTTAAGTCTTCATTAATAATGAATTTTACTTGGCTTCTAACTAGGCAAAAGTTAGTTTAGGTAGCATTTTTAATGTTGCATTGTTTGTTCTGTAGTGAAAGATccatggtctaagcattaaataaaattGATCGATTGATATATTTCTTATCCGCTTATCCTAGTGGCATAATCaccataaatattatataaatacttATTCCATCTGTAAACAAATGGTTGACAAAACTGCTATTTTTTTCAGAATTTCATAAACTAATTTGCCTTCTTAGAAAAAAtgacaatgttttcaaaataattggaGGCCTTACCCTGAATATATAGGTAAAACATTTAAAGACTGATCTATAATAGTGTTAAGTGATCAGAAAGGCATTGTCAGAAAGAAAAGTAAGATGACGATCAATGTTGTACGATTAGGTCACTTTTGAAAGCTTTATGCAAaatttacatatataaatatcCATTGTTTTAAACGACAAATTATTGTAAGATCTATCTCGGTGTAGGGTTGGAAGCTTTCTTTCAAATAAGATACATATGCTTTACTGGTATTAGAAAGTGTAAAATTACTACTTTTAATCGATGGCTTTATATACCAACAGTTATGTTATGTGTACgctctgaaaataataataaattcattaaaataaatattacataaaatacacatattataacatatttctacaaaataatatattaaaatacaccagaacaaagattaaacacaagatgcaagtttaaaatgcaGCAATTGGTTTAAAAGTCTTAAGGACCTGACCAATGTTATATGAtacaaaagatcaaaatgggaacgaAAAGCAACCTGATCCAACCCTTTTCCCTCAAAATAGTGGGAATTTGGAGCAAGACATAGAACTGGGCACAGCAACATGGAAACTGATATAAACTTACCATCCTTCTTGATTTTCTCATTGAGATTGTTAATGTAGATTGTGTGGTTGGGCCGGGATTCTGGGACAGCCATGGTGGACTCACTCTGAACAGCAGCAGACTCTAGAAAgggaagagaaataaataaataacacgtaGTcctaattttttaatatatatactggttttaaaccactttatTGGATGTATTGccatagcagattcccagattagtttaatgtttacaccttattttattttttggggttatttaatatttaacgtTTCTTTTACTTAAgtattatttgtctttactgttctaatgcagcacaaatcctatgtaaaaccaTGCTATatattttgacattaatatttaaattgtgattatatttatttatactccactttatctctcctgcagaaaactcaaagaggcttacaatgtgttgtcgaaggcttttatggctggattcactaggtttctgtgagtttttcagattgtatgaccatgttgcagaagcattctttcctgatattttgcctacatttatggcaggcatcctcacaggttgtgaagcatgttggaaactaggcaagtggggtttatatatctatagaataatgtccagggtgggagaatgagctcttgtttgcttgaggaaagtgtgaatgttgcaactggccacctctGAGGtggtctgccatagatgtgggtgaattgtcaggagagaatgctactggaatatggccatacaacctggaaaactcacagagacacattgaaattattattatatttatttataccacactttATCTCCTGCAAAAGActaaaagtggcttaacataaaagcatcagcatacaatttaaaatatacaaatatgcaaacattcaaataggattaaatataataaactaaaattcccagttaaaaaccattaaaacatattcagaggtaaaaaccatatatatacacagaaagTCTAAAGAAATGGATCTGAGATTTGAGAAAATTGTAACAAAACTACTACTCCCATCTTGTCATGGATTAGTATTCTTTTCTTGGTAAAACAATTGCTATGACAGCtagaagtagtgtcaaactgcattaattagacagtgtagatgcacccctgataTTATCTTGTGGATCATAATTCCAAGAGGAAGCACAATAAGGAATATGTTTCTGCTGCTTCTCCCTTTGTAAAGTGTAGTAAAGTTAATTTGGGGAACATAAACTCTGAAAAAGTGGTGGCTATGCAAGTTGGGAATtatggaaattgcagtccaagGAAGCTTTCCAAAGTCCACATGCCGCAGGTAAGTTCTACCCTAGGCCACGCCCCCAAACTACAAATATGGCGCACCAATTGCCCGGATATTGGAGGGCCCAGGAAAAAGACCCGGATGTACCGCCCTTTCCCAGTGGGGTGTGCCTTTCTCCTGACTATTGTCGGTGCTTACCTCGTGGTTCCCAACAACGATGGCGGTGCCAAAATTGAGTTGAAGTCCCTGAGTTCCGATTCCGCTGCGATTCTCTCCCCGATGATCCGCCTCGAGGTGGATTCCTCACAGATCCTACTCAGGCCGCATCTCCCGGGCGACTGCGCTCTCCACAAACCGCGCCGGGTGAGGAAGCCACGCCCCTCGCTTCGATCCCGCCAATCGCGACGCAGCCTTCCCTACTTCCCGACGCGCGCTCCTATTGGCCAACCAGCGGACTAACGAAAGCCCTCTTAGTCCTTGGATGAATTTGTATTGACTGTATTTGGTCAAGTCGGCTCTGGAAGAAGAAGGCAGGGCAATAACGCGCCTGCGCAGAAAGGAGAGGGTGGCACCTTTGCCTAGTAGTGGCAATGCATGGAGTGAGCACCCCAAGACTGGAACTCTGTTGACTTTTGGTTTGCAGCATCCAGACCTGAAGCTTTCAGTCTTGAGTTCTAGTCTTGACTTTTATCCTGGAGCCTTGAATTCTAGCTTTGACCTGCAACCCCAAGACTGGAGGTCTAGCTTTGACCTAAAGTTTTGAAGCTTCAATTCTGATCCTTGGATTCTTTAACCTGTAACCCCAAGACTTTGACCTGCACTCTTGAGCCTTGAGATCTAATTTTGACCTGTGGCTAGGAGACCAAGACTGGAACTCTGGTTTTGACCTTTGTTTTGCAAATTACGGACTTGAACTCTAGCTTTGATCTGATGCCTTGAGCCTCCAATTCTGGTTTTGACCTTCAATTTTCAGTCTCCGGACTTGAACTCTAGCTTTGATCTGACGCCTTCAGCCTTTAACTCTGGTTTCGACCTTTGATTGGCAGCCTCCAAACTCG is part of the Anolis carolinensis isolate JA03-04 unplaced genomic scaffold, rAnoCar3.1.pri scaffold_10, whole genome shotgun sequence genome and encodes:
- the snrpa gene encoding U1 small nuclear ribonucleoprotein A, which produces MAVPESRPNHTIYINNLNEKIKKDELKKSLYAIFSQFGQILDILVSHSMKMRGQAFVIFKEVSSSTNALRSMQGFPFYDKPMRIQYAKMDSDIIAKMKGTYVERDRKREKRKPKGQEAPAVKKQIPGAAPVAPAVQGAVPGMPPMNQGPRMMHHMPGQPPYMPPPGMMPPPGMAPGSIPPGAMPPQQMLPGQMAPVQPLSENPPNHILFLTNLPEETNELMLSMLFNQFPGFKEVRLVPGRHDIAFVEFDNEVQAGAARDALQGFKITQNNAMKISFAKK